A window of Strix aluco isolate bStrAlu1 chromosome 2, bStrAlu1.hap1, whole genome shotgun sequence contains these coding sequences:
- the LOC141920002 gene encoding LOW QUALITY PROTEIN: uncharacterized protein LOC141920002 (The sequence of the model RefSeq protein was modified relative to this genomic sequence to represent the inferred CDS: inserted 1 base in 1 codon), translating to MATLYSEPPQESALGFLLFDEFSLGKEGENSKATKFLMILDYSRNRRPSCEKLQKTVEDELLRILDLSLLGFFVSCSGANQNCLCRASRGERVIGLDPYAVVTSYCCAWQNPSCAVPSXAQLHHLPDLAGMGAGQVLLVLLAACAATPAKDPLLNICMDAKHHKTKPGPEGTLHDQCAPWKDNACCTANTSSEAHKDQSNLYNFNWNHCGLMPPKCKRHFIQDTCLYECSPNLGPWIDQVDSSWRRERILHVPLCKEDCEEWWEDCKDFVTCKENWHKGWNWATGTNRCPWGSMCRPFSHVFPQPKDLCEKIWSNSYKYTTEHRGSGRCIQMWFDPAQGNPNVVVAKYYAWKKRTSPSRVENVTPETGKAVCALPWPVLVLLPLALAVVPAGAGGCGSHGLLGLVEVTSACLFKLVTHQYVLHMTYMVGPWYLPLLAATDKGSYLLAILGRAVLPLL from the exons ATGGCTACCCTTTACAGTGAACCCCCACAGGAATCTGCACTGGGATTTCTGCTTTTCGACGAATTTTCtctgggaaaggaaggggaaaacagcAAGGCAACCAAGTTTCTGATGATATTAGATTACTCCAGGAACAGGAGGCCCAGCtgtgaaaaactgcagaagaCCGTG GAAGATGAGCTCCTTAG AATCCTGGATCTGTCCCTCCTTGGCTTCTTCGTCTCATGCAGTGGTGCAAATCAAAACTGCCTGTGCAGGGCGAGTAGAGGAGAAAGG GTGATTGGTTTAGACCCTTATGCTGTAGTGACAAg TTACTGCTGTGCATGGCAAAACCCTTCCTGTGCTGTCCCCT CTGCACAGCTCCATCACCTCCCCGATCTGGCTGGGATGGGAGCggggcaggtgctgctggtgctgctggccgCCTGCGCAGCGACGCCTGCGAAGGACCCGCTGCTGAACATCTGCATGGATGccaaacaccacaaaaccaagcCTGGCCCCGAGGGGACGCTGCATGACCAG TGTGCTCCCTGGAAGGACAACGCCTGCTGCACCGCCAACACCAGTTCAGAAGCCCACAAGGACCAATCCAACCTGTACAACTTCAACTGGAACCACTGTGGGCTGATGCCACCCAAGTGCAAGCGCCACTTCATCCAGGACACGTGCTTGTACGAGTGCTCGCCCAACCTGGGGCCCTGGATTGACCAG GTCGACAGCAGCTGGCGTCGGGAGAGGATTCTTCATGTGCCACTCTGCAAAGAGGACTGCGAGGAGTGGTGGGAGGACTGCAAGGACTTTGTCACGTGCAAAGAGAACTGGCACAAGGGCTGGAactgggcaacag GAACAAACCGCTGCCCGTGGGGCTCCATGTGCAGACCCTTCAGCCACGTCTTCCCCCAACCAAAAGACCTGTGTGAGAAAATCTGGTCCAACTCCTACAAATACACCACAGAGCACCGGGGCAGCGGACGCTGCATCCAGATGTGGTTTGACCCTGCCCAGGGAAACCCCAATGTGGTTGTGGCAAAGTACTACGCTTGGAAAAAGAGAACCTCCCCTTCTCGTGTGGAGAACGTGACTCCCGAGACGGGCAAAGCTGTGTGCGCTCTGCCGTGGCCTGTCCTAGTCCTGCTGCCTCTGGCCCTCGCAGTGGTCCCTGCGGGAGCTGGGGGCTGTGGATCCCATGG ACTGCTGGGGCTGGTAGAGGTCACTTCGGCCTGTCTGTTCAAACTGGTCACACACCAGTACGTGCTCCACATGACTTACATGGTTGGGCCCTGGTACCTGCCTCTACTTGCAGCCACTGACAAAGGCAGTTATCTCCTCGCCATCCTCGGAAGGGCAGTACTACCCTTGCTCTGA